From one Planktothrix agardhii NIES-204 genomic stretch:
- a CDS encoding transcriptional regulator, XRE family yields the protein MTSNYSADQIQVLEGLEAVRKRPGMYIGSTGPRGLHHLVYEVVDNAIDEALAGYCTHIEIDFNANGSVTVTDDGRGIPVDTHSKTGKSALETVLTVLHAGGKFGGGGYKVSGGLHGVGVSVVNALSEWLEVTVFRDRKEYSQRFERGTPATELTSKPIKEARTGTSVSFLPDTSIFTTGIEFDCDTIASRLRELAYLNAGVKITLTDSRLELLNRENPRIETYCYEGGIREYIAYMNNDKQPLHEDIIYTCGERSNVQIEVALQWCTDAYSDTVLGFANNIRTIDGGTHLEGLKTVLTRTLNAIARKRNKLKEGEANLGGENIREGLTAVISAKVPDPEFEGQTKTRLGNPEVRGIVDSLVGEALTEYLEFNPGIADAIIEKAIQAFKAAEAARRARDLVRRKSVLESSPLPGKLADCSTRDPHESEIFLVEGDSAGGCFLGSTLIRLADGSEKTFQEIVEEQNQGKEHFCYTINNSGNIGIERVIHARLTKQNAQVVQLTLDNGETLICTPDHPFMLRDRTYKAAAELTPEDSLMPFHYQLSPAENNGELKGNQKVWNPGSDQWIDTHVLANNYQLKQREDQDRLESQYQSDYARTLASLYQIYNPSANSLKPQKDQTFKTFCDRYFEGDEVATRTAIRNYNHRVISIEWLEERHDVYDIEVPHSHNFALSAGIFVHNSAKQGRDRRTQAILPLRGKILNIEKTDDAKIYKNNEIQSLITALGLGIKGEEFDATGLRYHKVIIMSVAGDEPTLVMEDTGKTEFVEIGKFIDECIEGKRTPERYQVVAFDPVTHATRFRPIKAVIRHGHEEPMYQLTTRYNRQIKVTSSHSVFVYENGEVKLKKGNEIKPGDWLVASRRLPRSTEPQTRIDLLRIFYEAGVTQSLYLQGEDVRKIASRRILAKVEKPELFSETRVELDAQGWQKLIAQRQALGMTQKQLATAIGVKQPITISHWERGINRPILSNFLDYLETIGGNENIVYQTLPSKIDQLLTQDDSSKNSRWREVSNYKPFEYFTPSELIQLGDNLKIVPQAHQNKAFDRYLPITSELMWFLGWYVAEGTLSKHQVSLNLGTKDERFIPELITAIQEVFGETPRRYNDPESQGIKLYFHSVAAARLLQAWGLGKKSHEKQIPDLVFSVTEPLQLAFLEGYFLGDGTTSEANISWTTNSNSIKNGLLYLFGQLGLIASTSEHQPQLNHTAPIQTRYPYHTLTLCGKQQLESCRLIWQRHLGAEKLKTYLQLPTQKPMDYLPISEDLMGLKVIKAEEIELVGEYVYDFSVDGDENFVCGTGGLCCHNTDADVDGAHIRTLLLTFFYRYQRELVDQGYIYIACPPLYKVERGRNHQYCYNEQELQEHLRSLPANANYNIQRFKGLGEMMPEQLWTTTMNPETRMIKRVEVEDAAEADRIFTILMGDRVAPRREFIETHAPRLNLTDLDI from the coding sequence ATGACCAGCAATTACAGCGCCGACCAAATTCAAGTCCTTGAAGGTTTGGAAGCCGTTCGCAAACGCCCTGGAATGTACATTGGTTCCACAGGGCCAAGAGGACTCCACCATTTAGTATACGAGGTTGTAGACAATGCGATCGATGAAGCGCTGGCTGGCTATTGCACCCACATCGAAATCGACTTCAACGCCAATGGTTCCGTCACCGTCACCGATGATGGTCGCGGTATCCCCGTCGATACCCATTCTAAAACCGGAAAGTCCGCTTTAGAAACGGTGTTAACAGTTCTGCACGCCGGAGGTAAATTTGGCGGTGGCGGTTATAAGGTTTCTGGGGGTTTACATGGGGTCGGGGTTTCCGTTGTTAACGCCTTATCAGAATGGTTAGAAGTTACGGTTTTTCGGGATAGAAAAGAATATTCCCAACGCTTTGAACGGGGGACTCCCGCCACGGAACTCACCTCAAAACCGATCAAAGAAGCCCGCACCGGAACCTCCGTTTCCTTTTTACCTGATACGTCAATTTTTACCACCGGAATTGAGTTTGATTGTGATACCATTGCTTCCCGTTTACGGGAACTCGCCTATTTGAATGCGGGAGTCAAAATCACCCTCACCGATAGTCGTTTAGAACTCTTAAATCGTGAAAATCCCAGGATAGAAACCTACTGTTATGAAGGCGGAATTCGGGAGTATATCGCCTACATGAACAATGATAAACAACCCCTCCATGAAGATATTATTTATACTTGTGGAGAACGGAGTAATGTTCAAATAGAAGTCGCTTTGCAGTGGTGTACCGATGCCTATAGTGATACGGTTTTAGGCTTTGCTAATAATATTAGAACTATCGATGGTGGAACCCATTTGGAAGGGTTAAAAACCGTTTTGACTCGGACTTTAAATGCGATCGCCCGTAAACGGAATAAACTTAAAGAAGGAGAAGCAAATTTAGGCGGGGAAAATATTAGGGAAGGTCTGACCGCCGTTATTTCCGCGAAAGTTCCCGATCCTGAATTTGAAGGACAAACCAAAACCCGATTAGGAAATCCAGAGGTTCGGGGAATTGTTGACTCCTTGGTGGGGGAAGCTTTAACCGAGTATTTAGAATTTAATCCAGGAATTGCCGATGCGATAATTGAGAAAGCCATCCAAGCCTTTAAAGCCGCAGAAGCCGCTCGTCGAGCCCGGGATTTAGTTCGTCGAAAATCGGTCTTAGAATCCTCACCTTTACCCGGTAAATTAGCGGACTGTAGTACCCGAGATCCCCATGAATCAGAGATTTTCTTAGTCGAAGGCGATAGTGCCGGAGGCTGTTTTTTGGGTTCTACTTTGATTCGGTTAGCCGATGGTTCAGAGAAAACATTTCAAGAAATTGTTGAAGAACAAAATCAAGGGAAAGAGCATTTTTGCTATACTATTAATAATAGTGGAAATATAGGGATTGAGCGAGTAATTCATGCTCGACTTACGAAACAAAATGCCCAAGTCGTGCAATTAACTTTAGATAATGGAGAAACCCTGATTTGTACTCCCGATCATCCGTTTATGTTGCGCGATCGCACCTATAAAGCAGCAGCAGAATTAACCCCAGAAGATTCCTTAATGCCGTTTCATTATCAACTTTCCCCTGCGGAAAATAATGGGGAATTAAAGGGAAATCAAAAGGTTTGGAATCCCGGTTCTGATCAATGGATTGATACCCATGTATTAGCCAATAACTATCAATTAAAACAACGGGAAGATCAAGACCGCTTAGAATCTCAATATCAAAGCGATTATGCCCGAACCCTAGCATCACTCTATCAGATATATAACCCGTCAGCAAACTCTCTTAAACCGCAAAAAGATCAGACCTTTAAAACCTTTTGCGATCGCTATTTTGAAGGGGATGAAGTTGCCACCCGAACTGCTATTCGTAACTATAACCATCGGGTAATTTCTATCGAATGGTTAGAAGAACGGCATGATGTTTATGATATTGAAGTTCCCCATAGCCATAACTTCGCATTATCGGCGGGTATATTTGTGCATAATAGCGCCAAACAAGGACGCGATCGCCGTACCCAAGCCATTCTTCCTTTACGCGGAAAAATCCTGAATATTGAGAAAACGGATGATGCCAAAATCTACAAAAATAATGAAATTCAATCCTTAATTACAGCATTAGGATTAGGAATTAAGGGAGAAGAATTTGATGCTACCGGGTTGCGTTATCATAAAGTCATAATTATGAGCGTTGCGGGTGATGAACCAACGTTAGTAATGGAAGATACCGGGAAAACGGAATTTGTAGAAATTGGTAAGTTTATTGATGAGTGTATCGAGGGGAAACGTACCCCAGAACGCTATCAAGTGGTTGCCTTTGATCCCGTAACCCATGCCACCCGTTTTCGTCCGATTAAAGCCGTAATTCGTCACGGTCATGAAGAACCCATGTATCAACTGACGACTCGCTATAATCGTCAGATTAAAGTCACATCTTCCCATAGTGTTTTTGTTTATGAAAACGGGGAAGTTAAACTCAAAAAAGGCAATGAAATTAAACCCGGAGATTGGTTAGTTGCCAGTCGTCGTTTACCCCGTTCAACTGAACCCCAAACCCGGATTGATTTACTCCGAATTTTCTATGAAGCGGGTGTGACTCAATCCTTATATTTACAAGGAGAAGATGTTCGTAAAATTGCCAGTCGCCGGATTTTAGCTAAGGTTGAAAAACCGGAATTATTCAGTGAAACCCGGGTTGAATTAGATGCTCAAGGATGGCAAAAATTAATTGCCCAACGTCAAGCATTAGGCATGACTCAAAAACAATTAGCCACTGCCATTGGAGTCAAACAACCGATTACTATTAGTCACTGGGAACGGGGAATTAATCGCCCAATTTTGTCTAATTTCTTGGATTATTTAGAGACAATTGGAGGTAACGAAAATATTGTTTACCAAACCCTTCCCTCTAAAATTGATCAACTCCTGACTCAAGATGACAGCAGTAAAAACTCCCGTTGGCGAGAAGTTAGTAATTACAAACCCTTTGAATATTTCACACCAAGCGAGTTAATTCAATTAGGGGATAACCTAAAAATTGTTCCTCAAGCGCACCAGAATAAAGCATTCGATCGCTATTTACCTATTACTTCAGAATTAATGTGGTTTTTGGGTTGGTATGTAGCGGAAGGAACCCTATCAAAACATCAAGTCAGTCTGAATTTAGGCACAAAAGATGAGCGATTTATTCCTGAGTTAATTACAGCTATTCAAGAGGTATTTGGGGAAACCCCACGCCGCTATAATGATCCCGAAAGTCAGGGCATTAAACTCTACTTTCATAGTGTAGCCGCTGCCCGACTGTTACAAGCATGGGGATTAGGAAAAAAATCCCATGAAAAACAAATTCCCGATCTGGTTTTCTCGGTGACTGAACCTTTACAACTTGCCTTTTTAGAGGGGTATTTCTTAGGGGATGGTACAACCAGTGAGGCGAATATTTCTTGGACAACTAACTCCAATTCAATTAAGAATGGATTACTCTATTTATTCGGACAATTGGGATTAATTGCCAGTACCAGTGAACATCAACCTCAATTGAATCACACAGCCCCAATTCAAACCCGTTATCCCTACCATACTCTTACCCTTTGTGGGAAACAACAACTCGAAAGTTGTCGTTTAATTTGGCAACGTCATTTAGGAGCAGAAAAACTCAAAACCTATTTACAACTTCCGACTCAAAAACCGATGGATTATTTACCCATTAGTGAAGATTTAATGGGATTAAAAGTTATCAAGGCAGAGGAGATTGAATTAGTTGGAGAGTATGTTTATGACTTCTCCGTTGATGGGGATGAAAACTTTGTTTGTGGTACTGGAGGACTCTGCTGTCATAACACCGACGCGGACGTTGATGGCGCCCACATTCGGACTTTATTACTCACCTTTTTCTATCGTTATCAACGGGAATTAGTCGATCAAGGCTATATTTATATTGCCTGTCCTCCCCTGTACAAAGTGGAACGGGGACGGAACCATCAATACTGTTACAATGAACAGGAATTACAGGAGCATTTGAGAAGTTTACCCGCCAATGCTAACTACAATATTCAACGGTTTAAAGGGTTAGGGGAAATGATGCCCGAACAACTTTGGACAACCACTATGAACCCAGAAACTCGAATGATTAAACGGGTGGAAGTGGAAGATGCCGCCGAGGCAGATCGGATTTTTACCATATTAATGGGCGATCGCGTTGCCCCCCGTCGGGAGTTCATCGAAACCCACGCCCCCCGCTTAAATTTGACGGATTTAGACATCTAA
- a CDS encoding tRNA delta(2)-isopentenylpyrophosphate transferase: protein MTICTIPQSPQLIVICGATATGKSGLAIQLAERLGSVVLSADSRLVYRGFDIGTAKPTLEERRGIPHYLIDICEPTQTLTVADYQDQAQELIMNSDVSDPILLVGGTGLYIKSIVRGMKIPRVAPNSELRSQLEGLGQVQCYQMLKQIDPMAAQKIHANDQVRTLRALEVYYITGRPISEQQGENPPNYPILQIGLNCEPEALIHRIQKRTEDMIERGFVQEVENLCQKYGTKLSLLETLGYQEIKQYLAGDISLKTAKELILLHTRQFAKRQRTWFRAVSEIQWFDADSSNLLDQVWQAIAILNRL from the coding sequence TTGACTATTTGTACAATACCACAGTCACCCCAGTTAATTGTCATCTGTGGTGCGACGGCTACGGGGAAATCGGGTTTGGCAATCCAGTTAGCGGAGCGTTTGGGGTCTGTGGTTTTGAGTGCGGACTCTCGTTTGGTCTATCGAGGGTTTGATATTGGGACGGCGAAACCAACACTTGAAGAACGTCGGGGGATTCCCCATTATTTGATTGATATTTGTGAACCAACCCAGACTTTAACTGTAGCAGATTATCAGGATCAAGCGCAGGAATTGATTATGAATTCTGATGTTTCTGATCCTATATTATTAGTTGGTGGCACGGGTTTATATATTAAATCTATTGTGCGGGGGATGAAAATTCCGCGAGTTGCTCCTAATTCAGAATTGCGATCGCAACTTGAAGGTTTAGGTCAAGTGCAATGTTATCAAATGTTAAAACAAATTGATCCGATGGCAGCGCAGAAAATTCATGCTAATGATCAGGTTAGAACTTTACGAGCTTTAGAAGTTTATTATATTACAGGTCGTCCGATTTCTGAACAACAAGGAGAAAATCCTCCGAATTATCCAATTTTACAAATCGGTTTAAATTGTGAACCAGAAGCATTAATTCATCGGATTCAAAAACGGACTGAAGACATGATCGAACGAGGATTTGTGCAGGAAGTAGAAAATTTATGTCAAAAATATGGAACTAAGTTATCGTTATTAGAAACTTTAGGATATCAGGAAATAAAACAATATTTAGCTGGGGATATTTCTTTAAAAACAGCCAAGGAATTAATCTTATTACATACCCGACAATTTGCCAAACGACAAAGAACTTGGTTTCGGGCTGTTTCTGAAATTCAATGGTTTGATGCCGATAGTTCTAATTTATTAGATCAGGTTTGGCAAGCTATAGCAATCCTAAATAGGTTGTAA
- a CDS encoding putative urate catabolism protein yields MSEYYPRNMIGYGRHTPDPKWPNQARIAVQFVINYEEGGENCILHGDQTSEAFLSEIIGAEPFHGLRHLNMESIYEYGSRSGFWRLHRLFTQRHIPVTVYGVAMALERNPEAVAAMLEADWEIASHGYRWIDYKYFNQEMEREHLEKAIAIHTKITGNHPFGWYTGRTSPHTRKLVVEAGGFLYDSDSYADDLPYWIYDYGKPHLVIPYTLDNNDMRFATNQGFNCGEQFFTYLKDAFDMLYTEGETAPKMMSIGLHCRLVGRPGRAAALARFLDYIQNYDRVWICRRVDIANHWYEYNRPIIINRSLIINNPTNS; encoded by the coding sequence ATGTCTGAATATTATCCCAGAAATATGATCGGTTATGGTCGCCACACCCCCGATCCGAAATGGCCGAATCAAGCCCGAATTGCGGTACAATTTGTAATTAATTATGAAGAAGGTGGCGAGAATTGTATTCTACATGGAGATCAAACTTCTGAAGCATTTTTATCAGAAATTATTGGGGCTGAACCATTTCACGGACTACGCCATTTAAACATGGAATCAATTTATGAATATGGCAGCAGATCGGGTTTTTGGCGGCTCCATCGGCTGTTTACACAACGTCATATCCCCGTGACCGTTTATGGGGTTGCCATGGCTTTAGAACGCAACCCAGAAGCCGTTGCAGCTATGTTAGAAGCGGATTGGGAAATCGCTAGTCACGGTTATCGCTGGATTGATTATAAATATTTTAATCAAGAAATGGAGCGAGAACATTTAGAAAAAGCGATCGCTATTCATACAAAAATTACCGGAAATCACCCCTTCGGTTGGTATACGGGACGTACCAGTCCCCACACCCGCAAATTAGTCGTAGAAGCAGGAGGATTTTTGTATGATTCTGATAGTTATGCTGATGATTTACCCTATTGGATTTATGATTATGGTAAACCCCATTTAGTGATTCCCTACACCCTTGATAATAATGATATGCGATTTGCAACAAATCAAGGTTTTAACTGTGGGGAACAGTTTTTCACCTATTTAAAAGATGCTTTTGATATGTTATATACTGAAGGAGAAACCGCACCGAAAATGATGAGTATTGGGTTACATTGTCGTTTAGTGGGTAGACCCGGACGGGCGGCTGCACTCGCTCGCTTTTTAGATTATATTCAAAATTATGATCGGGTTTGGATCTGTCGTCGGGTTGATATTGCTAACCATTGGTATGAGTATAATAGACCTATTATTATTAATCGGTCGTTGATAATTAATAATCCGACGAATTCTTAA
- a CDS encoding beta-lactamase-like protein yields MIDPECLAYSVGHAGEGVCLLVRIGSHRILLDCGIQDISPLLTSSDQPPADLVLCSHAHADHAQGLLAFHQAFPEIPIYGSQVTTQLLALNWPDWEPDPNIPLCQPLPWDSPIQLQPGLSVTLFPAGHLPGASVILINYVTPERNYGNS; encoded by the coding sequence GTGATTGACCCGGAATGTTTAGCCTATAGTGTTGGCCATGCAGGGGAAGGTGTATGTCTGTTGGTGAGAATTGGATCTCATCGCATTCTACTCGATTGTGGTATTCAGGACATTTCACCCCTATTAACATCCTCAGATCAACCTCCAGCCGACTTAGTTCTATGTTCCCATGCCCATGCGGATCATGCTCAAGGTTTACTCGCCTTCCATCAGGCTTTTCCTGAAATTCCCATTTATGGGAGTCAAGTCACAACCCAACTATTAGCCCTCAACTGGCCAGACTGGGAACCCGATCCCAATATACCCCTGTGTCAGCCCTTACCCTGGGATTCTCCCATCCAACTCCAACCCGGACTCAGTGTTACCTTGTTTCCGGCGGGTCATTTACCCGGGGCGTCAGTAATTTTGATCAATTATGTAACACCCGAACGCAACTACGGGAATTCTTGA
- the psbDII_2 gene encoding photosystem II reaction center D2 protein: protein MTIAVERPQVERGVFDVLDDWLKRDRFVFVGWSGVLLFPCAYLALGGWLTGTTFVTSWYTHGLASSYLEGCNFITAAVSSPANSLGHSLLFLWGPEAQWDFTRWCQLGGLWAFVALHGAFALIGFCLRQLEIARLVGIRPYNAIAFTGPIAVFVSVFLMYPLGQSSWFFGPSFGVAGIFRFILFLQGFHNWTLNPFHMMGVAGILGGALLCAIHGATVENTLFEDGDTANTFRAFEPTQAEETYSMVTANRFWSQIFGIAFSNKRWLHFFMLFVPVTGLWMSSIGIVGLALNLRAYDFVSQELRAAEDPEFETFYTKNILLNEGLRAWMAPADQPHENFIFPEEVLPRGNAL, encoded by the coding sequence ATGACTATTGCAGTCGAAAGGCCGCAGGTTGAAAGAGGCGTCTTTGACGTCCTCGACGACTGGCTCAAACGCGATCGCTTTGTCTTCGTGGGTTGGTCAGGAGTTCTATTGTTCCCCTGCGCTTATCTAGCCCTCGGTGGCTGGTTAACCGGAACAACCTTTGTAACTTCCTGGTACACCCACGGTTTAGCAAGCTCTTATTTAGAAGGCTGCAACTTTATAACAGCCGCCGTCAGTAGTCCCGCTAACAGTTTAGGACATTCCTTACTGTTCCTCTGGGGGCCGGAAGCTCAGTGGGACTTCACCCGTTGGTGTCAACTGGGCGGTTTATGGGCTTTTGTGGCTCTGCACGGTGCTTTCGCGCTGATCGGCTTTTGTCTGCGTCAGTTGGAAATTGCTCGTTTAGTCGGCATTCGTCCCTATAATGCGATCGCCTTTACTGGCCCAATTGCGGTATTTGTCAGTGTATTTCTGATGTACCCCTTGGGTCAGTCTAGTTGGTTTTTTGGCCCTAGCTTTGGGGTAGCCGGAATCTTCCGGTTTATTCTGTTCCTACAAGGCTTCCATAACTGGACGCTGAACCCCTTCCACATGATGGGAGTGGCGGGAATTTTGGGTGGTGCGCTATTGTGCGCTATTCACGGAGCGACGGTGGAAAATACTCTGTTTGAAGATGGAGATACAGCCAATACTTTCCGGGCTTTTGAACCGACTCAAGCTGAAGAAACCTATTCGATGGTGACCGCCAACCGTTTTTGGTCACAAATTTTCGGGATTGCTTTTTCTAACAAACGTTGGTTACACTTTTTCATGTTATTCGTGCCGGTCACGGGTCTGTGGATGAGTTCTATCGGCATTGTTGGTTTAGCTCTGAACCTACGGGCTTATGATTTTGTTTCCCAAGAGTTACGGGCGGCCGAAGATCCTGAATTTGAAACGTTCTATACTAAGAACATTCTGTTAAATGAAGGTCTGCGGGCTTGGATGGCTCCTGCGGATCAACCCCACGAAAACTTTATTTTCCCTGAAGAAGTTCTACCTCGTGGTAATGCTCTGTAA
- a CDS encoding glutamyl-tRNA (Gln) amidotransferase subunit C, translated as MTIDREQVSKVAFLARLELTPEEEQQFTTQLGEILDYFEQLNELDTSQVAPMTRAIELSNITRPDQLESYPQRDDILANAPEQEGDYFKVPKIMSEN; from the coding sequence ATGACTATTGATCGTGAACAAGTCTCTAAAGTTGCTTTTTTGGCTCGACTGGAGCTAACTCCAGAAGAAGAACAACAATTTACGACTCAACTGGGTGAAATTTTAGATTATTTTGAGCAATTAAATGAACTGGATACATCCCAGGTGGCTCCGATGACCCGGGCAATTGAGTTGAGTAATATTACTCGACCTGATCAGTTAGAATCCTATCCCCAAAGAGATGATATTCTAGCCAACGCCCCGGAACAAGAAGGAGACTATTTCAAAGTCCCCAAAATTATGTCGGAAAATTAA
- the ycf3 gene encoding TPR domain protein — MPRSQRNDNFIDKSFTVMADMILKMLPTDKKAKEAFAYYRDGMSAQADGEYAEALENYQEALTLEEDPYDRSFILYNMGLIRASNGEHEEALKYYQQAIELNPRMPQALNNIAVIYHYQGEKAKEAGDEDTAEQEFRQAAEYWVRAIRLAPNNYIEAQNWLKVTGRSKIDIYF, encoded by the coding sequence ATGCCCAGATCACAACGTAACGATAACTTTATTGATAAAAGCTTTACGGTTATGGCAGATATGATCCTGAAGATGCTGCCCACTGATAAAAAAGCCAAGGAAGCATTTGCCTATTATCGGGATGGAATGTCAGCCCAGGCGGACGGAGAATATGCAGAGGCTTTAGAAAATTACCAAGAAGCCTTAACCTTAGAGGAAGATCCCTATGATCGCAGTTTTATTCTTTATAATATGGGCTTAATTCGTGCCAGCAATGGAGAACATGAGGAAGCATTAAAATATTACCAACAAGCGATTGAGCTAAATCCCCGAATGCCCCAGGCTTTGAATAATATTGCGGTGATTTACCATTATCAGGGGGAAAAGGCTAAGGAAGCGGGAGATGAAGACACCGCAGAACAAGAATTTCGGCAGGCCGCAGAATATTGGGTTAGGGCAATTCGTTTAGCCCCGAATAACTATATTGAAGCCCAGAACTGGTTAAAAGTTACCGGAAGAAGCAAAATTGATATCTATTTCTAA
- a CDS encoding 3-oxoacyl-[acyl-carrier-protein] reductase has product MKIQGKTALITGASRGIGRAIAVEFAKNGVKRLILVARDRQKLAELATEIKPMGVEVITLALDLTQSVQVHIAIAQAWRSHGPIEILVNCAGVAHQKPFLESKLPDVQEEISLNLIGLYTITHVIARRMATRKSGTIINVSSLMGKIAAPTMSTYSATKFAILGFTEALRQELAAHNIRVMALLPTLTDTDMTRNLQLFRWVVPMTPEQVAKVLVAGLDKDTSEILVGWQSHLAVWCNRFAPWLMEKIMVLATPVTHKIRKSYPVFNKADATLH; this is encoded by the coding sequence ATGAAAATTCAAGGAAAAACAGCCCTAATTACTGGGGCTTCTCGTGGAATTGGCCGGGCAATTGCCGTAGAATTTGCCAAAAATGGGGTTAAACGTCTGATTCTAGTGGCACGCGATCGTCAAAAGTTAGCGGAATTGGCCACAGAAATAAAACCAATGGGTGTGGAGGTGATCACCTTAGCCCTGGACTTAACCCAATCTGTTCAAGTCCATATTGCGATCGCCCAGGCTTGGCGTTCCCACGGGCCAATTGAAATTCTGGTTAATTGTGCTGGTGTTGCCCACCAAAAGCCGTTTTTAGAATCCAAACTCCCAGATGTTCAGGAGGAAATCTCCTTGAATTTAATCGGGTTGTATACCATTACCCATGTTATCGCTCGACGGATGGCCACCCGCAAATCGGGGACTATTATTAATGTATCGAGTTTGATGGGCAAAATTGCTGCCCCTACGATGTCCACCTATTCGGCGACTAAATTCGCAATTTTGGGGTTTACAGAAGCCCTCCGCCAAGAATTAGCCGCCCATAATATTCGGGTTATGGCCCTATTACCCACCTTAACGGATACGGACATGACCCGGAACTTGCAATTATTCCGTTGGGTAGTCCCCATGACCCCCGAACAGGTCGCTAAGGTATTAGTGGCGGGACTCGATAAGGATACCTCGGAAATTTTAGTGGGATGGCAAAGCCATTTGGCCGTTTGGTGCAACCGTTTTGCCCCCTGGTTAATGGAGAAGATTATGGTATTGGCAACTCCCGTTACCCACAAAATCCGCAAATCCTATCCCGTTTTTAACAAAGCTGACGCAACCTTGCATTAG